GGCAGGCTTATAAATGGATGAAGAAAGTTAGTCAGTTGAGCGATAGCATTAGTGAAAGCAAGATCAAGAAGGATGTGCATGAGCTGGAACTGAAGTATAAGAAAGCAGAAAATCAACGCGAGATCGGCTCCCTTAAAGCAACAAATGAAAAGGCAGCCTTGTCACTTAAAAACAATAGATTGATCGCCTGGTTATTGGGCTCCATTGCCGTATTTCTATCCGTCATTACTTTTTTCGGACTGTTATACCTCAGGAACAGCAAAAAGCTGACTAAACAAAAGGAAATCAATTACAGGCAGCAACTCAGGGAGTTGGAACAGGAAAAGCAACTGACCATCAGCAACGCGTTGCTGGAGGGAGAAGAACGGGAACGTCAAAGGGTAGGGCGCGACCTGCATGATGGACTTGGCGGTACACTTGCCGGTATCAAGATAAACTTATCAGATGTTGTGGCTAACTCTTCTTCTATGGGGAAGGACACCGAACTGGGTAAGATTATTGCTCAGCTGGACAGTTCTGTCAACGACCTCAGAAATATTGCAAGAAATCTGATGCCTGAAACGCTGCTAAAATTCGGACTGGAGACGGCTTTGAAGGATTTATGTGAGACGTTTAACAACAATGGTTTGAAGATTACTTTGCAATTACTGGATATACAGGAAGATATGGAAGTTGGTGTGAAAATTAATATTTACCGGATCATCCAGGAAATATTGAGCAATACCGTGCGTCACTCGGGCGCATCAGAGATGCTGCTCCAGTGTAGTCAGAATGAAAGCGTTTTTCTGATCACGGCAGAAGACAACGGCAGGGGGTTTGACCTGGCATCGGCGGAGCATGCTAAAGGAATCGGCTTAACCAATATCAGAAACAGGGTTGCTCTTTTACATGGAAAAATGGAATTGAACACGGCTATAAATGAAGGTACTGCCATAAATATTGAACTGAAACCCTTCTCTAATCTGTCCATATAAGGAATTGTAGTATATTTGGCTTGTGAAGAATTACCAGCCACAGCTCAGAACTGTTAATGTGATCAGATATGTTACCCCCCTGCGTGAAGGGGGCTCAATGCCTGCAATTGCGGAGGCAGATGATGAATTTTTATATGTACTGAAATTTCGCGGTGCCGGTCAGGGACTTCGCGCATTGATTGCCGAACTAATCGGGGGTGAAATAGCGCGTTTACTTGGACTAAGAATCCCGGAGCTGGTATTTGCAAATCTGGAAACAGACTTTGGAAGAATAGAGCCCGACGAGGAAATTCAGGACTTACTGAGGGCAAGTGTGGGTTTAAACCTGGCGTTACATTACCTTTCCGGAGCAATTACCTTTGATCCTCTGGTGAACCAGGTTGACGAAAGAACTGCTTCTCAGATTGTATGGCTGGATGCATTCTTAACCAATATGGACCGTACGGCCCGCAATACAAATATGCTCATCTGGCATAAAGAATTATGGCTCATAGACCATGGTGCTGCCTTATATTTTCATCATTCTATGGAAAACTGGGAAGAACAGGCGGTCAGGCCATTTAGTTTGATTAAAGACCATGTATTGCTCTCTAAGGCGACAGAATTGGAGCAGGTAGATGCGGCCTTTAAGGAAATTCTTAATCCTGAGCGCATCCGGTCTATCGTTTCACTGATTCCTGACGACTGGCTTTCAGGGGACCAGAGCTTTGAATCAATTGAAGCACATCGCGAAGTATATTCCAGATTTTTAGAATTGCGGATCGCAAAATCAGAAATCTTTGTAAAAGAAGCACAAAATGCAAGAGAAAAACTTATTTGAGTATGCCGTAATCCGCGTCGTACCAAGGGTAGAACGGGAGGAATTTCTGAATGTGGGAATCATACTTTACTGTGCGAAACAAAAGTTTCTGAAGTCCTTGTTTGAACTGAATGAAGCAAAACTTAATGCCTTTTGTGGGAAACTGGATTGCCAGGAACTTCAGG
This region of Pedobacter steynii genomic DNA includes:
- a CDS encoding HipA family kinase, with product MKNYQPQLRTVNVIRYVTPLREGGSMPAIAEADDEFLYVLKFRGAGQGLRALIAELIGGEIARLLGLRIPELVFANLETDFGRIEPDEEIQDLLRASVGLNLALHYLSGAITFDPLVNQVDERTASQIVWLDAFLTNMDRTARNTNMLIWHKELWLIDHGAALYFHHSMENWEEQAVRPFSLIKDHVLLSKATELEQVDAAFKEILNPERIRSIVSLIPDDWLSGDQSFESIEAHREVYSRFLELRIAKSEIFVKEAQNAREKLI